A window of Cryptomeria japonica chromosome 3, Sugi_1.0, whole genome shotgun sequence contains these coding sequences:
- the LOC131074391 gene encoding uncharacterized protein LOC131074391 produces MVEFASSVKGIALNPENENVGIVVSGNDVAIKGGDLVKRTGLIRATRHFVHGFALISLPFTCKSLYHTDRSGDQKQKESMSVSFGIFKPDNGDDVDDVLVHMTAVAASLQNARNINVAIFRCLDCSWAAVFAVAKEGSQSADRTALNLPEAVAFTEGLKCEVKIVDSGYFTLNSQQTSKGELFAQLSLGDIVSVRRIHCGSKRQDMLSYSCLAILKAYFNRLNGVYSYSFYDSLDGKRIIGLGVWNNIQSALAMVKYPETNPALPYWKEGGAKQLKYHVCQVVYATQTVFTTDCDPGFRI; encoded by the exons ATGGTCGAATTTGCCAGCAGTGTGAAAGGAATAGCGTTGAATCCTGAGAATGAGAATGTCGGTATCGTCGTATCCGGTAACGACGTTGCCATAAAAGGAGGAGATCTGGTCAAGCGGACTGGATTGATT CGTGCCACACGCCATTTTGTTCATGGTTTCGCCCTTATATCCCTGCCTTTCACTTGCAAATCTCTTTATCACACAGACAGATCTGGAGACCAAAAGCAGAAGGAAAGCATGAGCGTGTCATTTGGGATCTTCAAGCCCGACAATGGGGACGACGTCGACGATGTACTTGTCCACATGACAGCCGTAGCAGCTTCTTTACAAAACGCCCGCAACATCAACGTTGCTATTTTCAGGTGTCTCGACTGTTCATGG GCTGCTGTCTTTGCAGTAGCAAAGGAGGGATCGCAAAGCGCTGACAGAACAGCCTTGAATCTGCCAGAG GCAGTAGCGTTTACCGAGGGACTAAAGTGCGAGGTGAAAATAGTGGACTCGGGTTACTTCACCCTCAATTCCCAGCAGACAAGCAAAGGCGAACTCTTTGCGCAGCTGTCGTTGGGTGATATCGTGAGCGTTCGCAGAATACACTGCGGATCCAAGAGACAAGATATGCTCTCTTACTCCTGCCTTGCCATTCTCAAAGCTTATTTTAACCGGCTCAATGGCGTATATTCGTATTCCTTCTACGACTCGCTGGACGGGAAGCGGATTATCGGTTTGGGTGTGTGGAATAACATTCAGTCTGCGTTGGCCATGGTGAAGTATCCAGAAACCAACCCTGCACTACCGTACTGGAAAGAGGGTGGGGCAAAACAGCTAAAGTACCATGTATGCCAGGTTGTCTATGCAACACAAACTGTTTTCACCACAGATTGCGATCCTGGGTTTAGGATATAA
- the LOC131855751 gene encoding uncharacterized protein LOC131855751: protein MSASFGIFEPYDGCDIDDVLLHMTAMAASLRNTHNINIAIFRCLDCSWAAVFAVGKEGSQSFDPAALNLPEPAAFIKGSNRKVKIVDSGYFRLNSQETSKSELFAQLSLGNIVSVRRIQCKSKIQDMLSYSCLAILKAYFNQIRGIYSYSFYDSLDGKRIIGLAVWDSIQSALAMIKYPDKNPALPYWKGAGATKLEYHVCQVVYATDTCLAPNCSPGFQI, encoded by the exons atgagtgCATCATTTGGGATCTTCGAGCCTTACGACGGCTGCGACATCGACGATGTGCTTCTTCACATGACCGCCATGGCAGCTTCTTTACGAAACACCCACAACATTAACATCGCAATTTTCAGGTGTCTCGACTGTTCATGG GCGGCTGTTTTTGCAGTAGGAAAAGAGGGATCGCAAAGCTTCGATCCAGCAGCCTTAAATCTACCTGAG CCAGCAGCTTTTATCAAGGGATCAAATCGCAAGGTGAAAATCGTGGACTCGGGTTACTTCCGCCTGAATTCCCAGGAGACGAGCAAAAGCGAACTTTTTGCGCAGCTGTCGTTGGGCAATATCGTGAGCGTTCGCAGGATACAGTGCAAATCCAAGATACAAGACATGCTCTCTTACTCCTGCCTTGCAATTCTCAAAGCCTATTTTAATCAGATCAGAGGCATATATTCGTATTCCTTCTATGATTCCTTGGACGGGAAACGGATTATAGGATTGGCTGTGTGGGATAGTATTCAATCTGCGTTGGCAATGATAAAATATCCAGACAAAAACCCTGCGCTGCCGTACTGGAAAGGAGCTGGGGCGACAAAGCTGGAGTACCATGTATGCCAGGTTGTCTATGCCACTGACACGTGTCTGGCCCCAAATTGTAGTCCGGGCTTTCAGATATAG